Within Candidatus Cloacimonadota bacterium, the genomic segment GGAGAGACACATACCCAATGTAGTTGACAATGAGAAAAAGGAATTGTGGAAAAGGCACTTTGAGCAGCAAGAGTTTTCGAACAAGATGATTGATCTGCAGTGGAACCTGTTCAGGATCAGACCTGCAAACCATCCGGTTATTCGTCTTCTGCAAGTTGCTGGAGTAATCTACAAGAGTTTAAGCGATTCATTAATAAACTGCTTTGTTAATATCTTTGCTACCACCAGCAATGCGGATGTAATTAAAGAGATCAGAAACAATATGCATAAGCTGTTTGATAATGATACTTTACCGAAGTATTATCGTATCGGACAGAATCGTCTTGATATTATTCTCATTAATGTGCTGATCCCTATACTGATCCTCTTTGGCGAGAAGATGGGCTATCAAAAGCTGAAATCAAAGGGTTGGGAAATATATCAAAGTTATTCGGGGCTTCCTTCTAATTATATAGAACAATTAGTCGGCAAAAAGTATCTTAATATTCCGCAACAAAAACTGATCGGTAAGAAAGCTGTATATCAACAGGGTATACTCAAGATCTATAACGATTTTTGTAGATATCATAATTGTGAGTTTTGTGAGACCTATAAGAAGAATCTTATTCTCAGCATGTAGTATAGTGTTTGTCCTTTTCATAATAACTATAGACAAAAAGTTTGCTATTAGGTAATTGGGGGTATCTTAACTTTATAAGGTATAATAATGATCAAGAAAGGGAATCAGGACATTACCAAGGTATCATCAACTCACCGTAAAAAGATCATTGAAATGATCGCCCGTTTCTACATTATATTATTGAAATCTGATGTAGAGATCAACCCCTTTGAAATAAACATGTTCTATTCTCTATTAGAGAATCTCTTTACAGATGAAAATATTTCTTGGGAAGAACAGATCAGCCAGTTATCAGATGCACAATTAGATATGGATGAGGTTACCAGCTATCTCAATCGGAATCTAATAACTCTCGATAAGATAAGACTACTGTTAAGTTTGATGATTTTGGCAAATGCCGATAATGAGTTTACAGTTGCCGAAGTAACTAAGATCCTTGATATAGCCAAGAAGTTCAATGTTGATACTGATAACTTCCTTGAATTAATGGAAGCAATAGAAAAGGATAGTCAGGAATTAGTTTCAATCGGGGGATTTCGCTATATAGGGCATACCAGCAGAGCTATTTTCCGTGATTATCTTCTTATTGGTACTGGTGAAAGTAGCCACATTCGTTTTCAGGATAAAAAGCTGGCAGCAAATGAATTGCTTATGATGGTCATAGATGATTATATCTTTATTGGAACAAGCAATAATTCTACTAGTTACCTTAACGGTAAATTACTACTACCTAACCGATTGTATTTTTTTCCATCCGGTGGTGTATTGATGGTCGGTAATTTACAATTTAATTATCGGCATTTGCAAAAGATATTCAGAACCCGCAAGATCTATGATGTCATAGATTTCAAAAAACGGGATTATGATTTTAAGCTCATAAACGACCATAATTCTTATTCTATTATTGTTTACAGTGGCACTGTATTTCGTAATGGTAGGGAACTCCCCATTAATCGTGAGATTCATCTCAAATTTGATGACACTCTCCAGATTAAAGGTTATCAACCCTTCACGATGCTAAACGTCATAGAAGAGCGGGAAAATATTGGTACCGAAGTTCTTTATCCCGAAAAACTTTTTGTAAACCTCCATAATAATTACCTTACTGCAACTCAGGAAGAGACTCCTCACTCAGTAGTAACGATGGGTGTCGAAAACAATGAGATCTTTATCGAAACAGTCAAAAAGGGTTGGGAACTCTTTTTGAATAATCAACCGGTAACAGAGAAGACCAAATATCATCTGAACCGTGATATACTAACGCTAAGTAAAACAGAATATAGCCAAAAGGATAGCAAAGAAAGATCATTACTGATGTTTCGTTGGCAACAGGGCTTGTTTCGAGAACAGTTTATTATCAACAACTATTTCGATATTGTGGTCATACCTTTTGAAATAGAACAGATCAGGGCTATTGATATCAAGCATTATTTCAAGGATGGAACACTGGCACTGGATGGTATTTCTCTGACTGCCCAAAAGGGAGAAATAATAGCCATAATGGGTAAAAGCGGTAGTGGAAAATCAACTCTCTTGAAATCGATCAGTGCTGATATAGTTCCTCGTTATGGACGTGTGTTAATAAATAATGACGACCTATACGATAATCTCTACTTCTACGCTCAGCATATAGGATATGTACCGCAGGAAGATCTTCTATTCCCTAATTTAACGGTCTATGAGAATTTGTTTTACCGCGGTAAATTAATACTTCCCGGTATTTTAAAAGATATTTTGGATAGAAAAGTTATCGGTATTCTGACCCAAATGAATCTTGTTCATCGTCGCAATACAAAAGTTGGAGAGATCAATGAGAGTTTACTGAGCGGAGGGGAACGAAAACGGCTGAATATTGCTCTAGAGTTGTTATTTGAACCGACTCTCATTATCTGCGACGAACCAACGACCGGTCTCTCTTCTACTGACTCTGAACAAATCGTTGATATTCTAAAGAATTATTCTGATCAGGGGAAGATCGTCATAATCACGATACACCAACCGAACCCCAACATATTTGAAAAAATAAACAAGGTCTTAGTAATGGATATGGGGGGTAAACCAGTCTATTTTGGAGATTGTGACGAAGTATTTTCCTATTTTGATCATGAGGTAGAGCAAATTGAATATAGGCGAGAAGAGATAGAGAAGAAACGAAATCAGAGAATGCCCGATTTTTTTCAGGACATCATTGATTATCCTCAATATAATGAGAGTAATGAGAAGATTTATGAGCAGATAGACCAGACGCTCATTCCCCGTCGCAAATTCTCACCAAATTATTGGCGTGATAAATACAAACGTAAGCAGTTATTTGAATTGATCAGTTTTGAAACAGAGCAAAAGAAGAACATCAAGACCAAGAAAGAGATCTCTCGCAAGAAGATGCCTCTTACAGGGCATCTCTCTCAATTTATGACCTATCTGAAGAGAAATGTCCTGATGAAGCTACGCAACAGAACGAATCTCTTCATTACTTTTGCCGAAGCTCCCCTTTTAGGAATAATAATTGCCTTTATCCTGCGAATTTCTTTGGAGGGTGAAGGATATAACTATCATCATAATGCCAATATAGCCGTGTATCTTTTTGTTTCGCTCATCGTCTTTATCTTTCTTGGGCTCTCCAACAGCATTGAAGAGATCATGGGGGAGAGAAAGACTATCCAACGGGAAAAGGTGCTCAATCTTAAGCTTAGTTACTTTCTTACCTCAAAAATAATCGCCTTAGCGATCTTTACTCTCGTTCAGGTTATTCTTTATTATCTAGTCAGTAGTGTTATTCTGCAACTTCCCGGTCTGATTTTTATCAATATTGTCTATTTTTTCTTTGCTGGTTTGATAGGATATTCACTCGGATTATTGATCTCTTCATTTATCAACAATCGTAAGGCAATAATAAATGTCTTGCCCTTGATCCTGATCCCGCAGATCATCTTTGGAGGAGCCATAATTCTTTATGAAAATATGAATCCGCAACTGACGGTCAGAAAATCCAGTACTATCCCTGAGGTAGTACAATTTATCCCATCCAGATGGTTATTCGAAGGTTTAGTTACTGCTCAGTCAAGGTTGAACAGCTATAATTACAACATCCAGCGTCAGGATAGAAAAAGGTTGACATTAGTAGAGAAGATTAGAAATAATAAAATCAATGATGAAGAATATATTAGGTCTTTAGACGATTTGAGCAGAAAGAAGGCAGAGATTGCCCGTAAATATCCTAAAGAACAACATACAAATTACAATATCGAATTGATAGTCAATTTTATGGATGGAAGATTTCTCAATAGCGGTAAGAATGTCTTTCTATCCAGTTGGAAAAAGGTAGGTGAACAGAGATTTGTAACCTATTATTTCAATCTGCTCATCCTCTTTTTCTATACGATAGTAATTAATTTTGCTACCTTAGTGAAATTGAAGTATTTTTTTAAGGAACGATAATAAAAACTCTTAGATGAATAAGGAGGAGTTATGTTAACAAGAAAAGCAACAATTTATGGAGCTATATTTCTGCTTTTATTAAGCATGGGTACGCTCAATGCTCAGCAAAGTTTAGCTCGAGAAGAAGTGAGAGGACCAGACTTTTACTTTGCCCCGCTACCATCATTCAATGCTATGTTTTCTGCTATTGATTATCTTGAGATAAAGGATTATGATCTGGCTCTGGAGAAAGAGATTTTTAAAGTAGAAGAAGAGACCTTTCGAGTAGCATTTGCTTTAGGAGTTATCACTGCGGATGCGATATTAGCAACTAAAGGAAGGAACAAGGATATGCTGAACGAAATAGCCGTCCAGATGATAAATTATGCCAAGTTTATCGGTTTGAGTGAAGAAATACTCAAACTCGCTGATGAACTCCAACACATGATCAGAAGGGATCAATGGGATGAGTTAATGGAATCTTTGGAAAAATACAAAGAACAGGTTGAACTCTCATTATACGAGACCAGACAATATGATCTCTTCACAATGATGCAACTTGGTGGCTGGACGCAAGGTCTTAATCGTACAACTTATCTTCTGATGAATTCTTATCAGGAAGATAAAACAGGCATCATTGATCAAAAGGGGATTATTAACTCTTTGATCAATAATATGAGAAATATTAGAAGTGATTATCTCAGAGAGATGGATTTCTATCACAGCACTGTTGAGCTATATGAGCAGATCAGAAAGCATATCTATGCTTTTGAGGATGTTTACCCTCCGGAAGTCATAGCAGAACTCCATGAAATAACGGAAAAGGTCAAAGTAAGCTTTCGTTGATACTATCGTAGTGAAATAATTAACAATAGTTAAGTTAAACAGGGCAGTATAAAACTGCCCTGTTTTATGTTTATATTCTAATTCCTTCTCCTTGCGGAAGATTCACTTCTTATGGTCGGCATAGTATCACTCGAAGCGACTATGCGGTAGAACTTTTTTATCTGACTGACCGGTTCAGAATATTCCTCTATATCAACGACAGCGATTTCTGATCCCCAATCTTCTGCATAAGGATTATCGGAACCGTAGATCTTATAAGAATTGGCACCTGTTACCACATCCCATTCCAGATAGATATAACCCTCTGTAATAGAGATGATCACATTCTCCGGGGGCAACAATCCATCCGGAGGTTTTTCAGCAAAAATAGTAAATGAGTAAGTAGCCACGGGAGCAGTTCTCGGTAAAGTTTCCAACCTGCCCGACTCATCGGCTGCCTGGATATAATAGTGTACTACCGTCTCCGGCTCTTGCATCGGGATAACAGCTGATAACTAATCCTGTCCGATTGTTGTCATAAGAATACTTTGCCAGTCAGAGTCTTCTGTTTTCCAGAATACCCTCAACTGATCCATTATCAGCGGTTCATTACTGTGTGCTCTGATCTCAGCAGTGATAACTATATCCTCGTTATTTGGAATATCCTGATCTAACGGTCTGTGGGAAATCCGTAACATGTGACGGTCAAAAATTCCCATTGTACGACAGTGCAAAGCGTCATAGCTATACCAGGCAGTCCATTGGAAACCAATGATCTCATAACCGGGCATAGCATCCTGATAGGTCTGCAATGCGGCGGCATCATCAGCTATCCCGAACAGAGGTACCAGAACCTTGTTATTGAGGATCAAAGAATTTGTATAGGCAGCTGTATGATTGCCATCATAGCTCCCGGAATCGATACGGACGATACTGTAAGGTCTGCCGAAGCAGTTCTCCATAGCAGCGAATTCAGAAGCGACTAATTCAATCCTGTTAAAATCAGGATGCCAATTTGGAACACGTTTGATCAGAACAGTCTCCTCATCGAGTAGCTTGGCGACGCAATCGATATGCTGAATTCCCTAAGCTTCAAAATTACTGACTATCTGATAATTATCTACTCCGGTATTATCTTCGACAATGGAGAAGAAAACCGGGGGTGGATATTCAGGATTGTTTTCATCGATCATCTGACGAGTAGAAAAGGCAGAACCGTAACCGTCGGTCATGACGTTACCTCCGGTAAAATAGACCGGCATCTGATACAAGGGGGCATTGAAGAAACTTGCCAGTTGAGCATTTACCGCATTATCGAGAGAATACCTCTCCCTTAGTGCCGGTACCCAAGGGTAGCCATCGAAGAAGAAATCGACTATGCTCCATTCACCGTTACCGTCGAAAATTGATACGGGTCCCCAGTCCCTTGTCCAATGCGAATTTGTCGGCGCATGAATAAAGACAACATGGTCCATGTTGACATTCCAGCTGTTGAATGTGTTGGTAGCAGAATTCTGGGCAGAATTATTGGCTACCAGTACATAGAGGGTATCATCGGCAGCAAGTTCGTAAACGAGACCGGAGGGGATACCAAGGGGCCAACGGATAAGGGTACCCGCTGCAGGTTCCCATTCTGCGACCATTCTTACCGGGGGTAAAGGTTGAGAGATAATGTTTACCGTCAGGGATAAGATCAAAATCATAAAAAAAAATCTCATGTTTCAAAACCTACACTTTAATCTATTTTCAGATAGCAAGAGATAATGTTAAATAAGTGTCAAGAAATTAATTTTGATGGGTGAGATAATAAATAAGAATATCAATTTGAGACGGCGAATATTAGATGTAGTTATCAATGATCGATCAACGATTGGGTGATTCATACAATCGAACAATATTCCGGATCATTAGATAAAGATCTTAGAGAGCTCAGATTTTTGAAACACGACAAATTATGGGCATTCTATTGGAAGTACGGGAGTCAGCAAAAACTGACTCCCATCTTCCCTAATGGTAAACAATAATAATTTGCTTCAAAAAGCCATTATACTTACTTGCTTGTTCTAAAATTCTATTGATTATTCTGACGCTCTTCTTCTCAGCTCATCACTTTCTCCCCTTGTTGGGGCTATGTCAGTTGAAGCGACTATGCGGTAGAACTTACGTGTCTGACTGACCGGTTCAGAATATTCCGGTAAGCCCACAACCGCGATCTCTGATCCCCAGTTATCCAGATAAGGATCATCAGAACCATATATCTTGTAGGAATTGGCACCTATAACCTCATCCCATTCCAGATAAAGAGTACCACCAGTGATCCAGATCAAGACATTAGTAGGCTGCAACAGTTCACCTGTTTCATCTATTCCCAGATAGTATCCGGGAAGCAGATTGTAATTAGCACTGGTTGCCTCATCACCGGTAATGATCCCGAAAACAGATCCCTGGAGGATATAATTCGCAGAGGATGGTGCATTGCTCGATGCTGAACCACTCGATAGTGCGTGTGCCTTCAGGATAAAATTCTCACTGGATGGATTATTTGCCTTTAAAGTTATTGAGAACATAACAAGTAGGGCAAATATCATTAGGTTTCTGATTATTTTTTTCATCTTTTTACTCCTTTAAGACTTATCTGTTTTCTAATACATCGATTCTCTGCAGTAACTCTTCGATCTGCTGCTGTTGGGTTTCAATTACTACCTGCTGATCCTGGACTGCTTTCAGGAGTGGTGTTATGAGAGCTGAATAGGAGACGGTCTCCGGAAGCCCTTCATCGTTATAGCTGACGAATTCTGGTCTGATGTTCTCCACCTCTTCGGCGATCAACCCATATTGCATTATCTTAGCTTCATCTGCTTTATTGGTGAAGTTAACAGGTCTGAGTTGATAGAGCCACTGCACGCTATCCATATCTCTGATATTATCTTTATACCTTCTTGAAGATGAGACATAACCGATCTTTCCCTGATTATCTACATAAACATCACGGTTGGTAGTGCCTACTGCTCCGTTATATGCTCCATCACAATAAAAAGAAGTAACCGCAGTGTCTCCTAATCTAACCTGATTGCTGGCATTAACAATGATCCTGGCACCGTAACCAATGGCAGTCACATTAGTAAGACCGCTAAAATTGGATCCGGCATCATATCCTATGTAAGTTCCGCCAGTAGTGTTTGACCCGATATTACCAGAACCATAGCCAATTGCAGTATTATAAGAACCTGTGGTATTTGCATTTAGAGCATTATTGCCATAAGCGGTATTTGCAAATCCTGAAGTATTTACTGTTAAAGCCTGGTATCCATAGGCAGTGTTGCCCGCACCTGAATTATTATTCCTTAGAGCTTGATATCCTGTTGCAGTGTTTTGATTTCCACCAGTATTAGCAGATAAAGCTTGATAACCAATGGCCAAATTATTAGAACCAGTAGAATTCATGGAGAGTGCGGATTGCCCTATTGCTATATTACCACTTCCTGATTGATTATTATAAAGAGAGGCTGGTCCAATAGCTATGTTATTATTACCTGACTGATTTAACCACATCGCCAGGTTGCCTATCGAGATATTATCATTCCCTGTTGTATTTGACCACAATGCTTGATTACCTATAGCTACGTTTTTATCCCCCTCAGTATTTGAATATAGTGTTTGATTTCCTATAGCTGCATTTCCATAACCTGTTGTATTTGCTTGAAGTGCTGCATAACCGATTACTGAATTACTATACCCTGTTGTGATAGAACTCAAAGACTGGTAACCAACAGCAATATTAGTATCTATTGCTCCGGCTCCTCTACCGATTGTATGACCATTGATGATGGCATCTCCGTTAACAACCTCCAATTTAGCAGTTGGAGAGTTAGTTCCAATTCCTAAATTACCTTCACTGATAATCGTATTGGTAGCACCAGAGATCTGGAAAGTATTTGCCGGAACATCGGGACCGTTTGTATCATTTAGGTTTATAGCAAAGGAATAGTTACCTATAGCTCTGGAAAGACTACCCATTGCGGTTGAATTTTCACCGCTGGCAAATGTGGCATCACCGATTGCCGTAGAAGAATAACCTTGTGCTGACGAACCAAATCCCATAGCCGTAGAACTGTATCCGGTTGCTGAACTGGAACCAATAGCAGTAGCATAATCTCCTGATGCTACCGACATATACCCCAATGCTGTTGAGTATTCTCCCTCTGCTCTTGAAGCATTTCCGAACGCTGTCGAAGAATATTCACTTGCTTCGGTATTATAACCCATAGCAACAGAGTAAGTTCCAATATTGGCATCATCCCATTGCGTACCTGATACAGTACCGGCTCTGAAAGCCGATTTACGCGGATAGAAGAACATACGGGTACCACTATCAGATACAGATATCGTAGGATCTGTTCCCAATGTACCGATTGAGAGGAAGTTACCTTTACTGATTATCGTATTGTTAGCCCCTGAGATCTGGAAAGTGTTTGCTGGCACTTCGGGACCTAAAGTGCTGCTCAGGTTAACTGCAAACGAGGAGTTGCCCACTGCTCTGGATGACCTTCCCATTGCTGTGGAATAGTCTCCGCTGGCTATTGTTTGTGACCCCATCGCTGTGGAATAGCTTCCACCGGCTACAGTATAGTTACCCATTGCTGTAGAGAATAGTCCGTTTGCCTCTGAAAAGTTTCCCATCGCTGTCGATCTGTTTCCTTCAGCTATTGTAGAAACACCCATTGCTGTAGCGTAGGAACCGCTTGCTGTAGTACTACTTCCCAATGCTATAGAATAATCTCCACTTGCTGTATTAGCATTACCCAAAGCTGTTGATCTAGTTCCGCTGGCTATAGTATTTAATCCCATGGCTGTAGAGTAATCTCCGATACTGACGTCATTCCATTGTGAACTCGTCACTCTACCTGCTCGAAATGCTCCCTTTCTCGGATAGAAGAACATCCTTGTTCCTGCATTGGCGACATTTAATTCAGGACTAATGGCAAATGTTCCGGTTGATAAAAAATTAGCTCCC encodes:
- a CDS encoding ATP-binding cassette domain-containing protein, with product MIKKGNQDITKVSSTHRKKIIEMIARFYIILLKSDVEINPFEINMFYSLLENLFTDENISWEEQISQLSDAQLDMDEVTSYLNRNLITLDKIRLLLSLMILANADNEFTVAEVTKILDIAKKFNVDTDNFLELMEAIEKDSQELVSIGGFRYIGHTSRAIFRDYLLIGTGESSHIRFQDKKLAANELLMMVIDDYIFIGTSNNSTSYLNGKLLLPNRLYFFPSGGVLMVGNLQFNYRHLQKIFRTRKIYDVIDFKKRDYDFKLINDHNSYSIIVYSGTVFRNGRELPINREIHLKFDDTLQIKGYQPFTMLNVIEERENIGTEVLYPEKLFVNLHNNYLTATQEETPHSVVTMGVENNEIFIETVKKGWELFLNNQPVTEKTKYHLNRDILTLSKTEYSQKDSKERSLLMFRWQQGLFREQFIINNYFDIVVIPFEIEQIRAIDIKHYFKDGTLALDGISLTAQKGEIIAIMGKSGSGKSTLLKSISADIVPRYGRVLINNDDLYDNLYFYAQHIGYVPQEDLLFPNLTVYENLFYRGKLILPGILKDILDRKVIGILTQMNLVHRRNTKVGEINESLLSGGERKRLNIALELLFEPTLIICDEPTTGLSSTDSEQIVDILKNYSDQGKIVIITIHQPNPNIFEKINKVLVMDMGGKPVYFGDCDEVFSYFDHEVEQIEYRREEIEKKRNQRMPDFFQDIIDYPQYNESNEKIYEQIDQTLIPRRKFSPNYWRDKYKRKQLFELISFETEQKKNIKTKKEISRKKMPLTGHLSQFMTYLKRNVLMKLRNRTNLFITFAEAPLLGIIIAFILRISLEGEGYNYHHNANIAVYLFVSLIVFIFLGLSNSIEEIMGERKTIQREKVLNLKLSYFLTSKIIALAIFTLVQVILYYLVSSVILQLPGLIFINIVYFFFAGLIGYSLGLLISSFINNRKAIINVLPLILIPQIIFGGAIILYENMNPQLTVRKSSTIPEVVQFIPSRWLFEGLVTAQSRLNSYNYNIQRQDRKRLTLVEKIRNNKINDEEYIRSLDDLSRKKAEIARKYPKEQHTNYNIELIVNFMDGRFLNSGKNVFLSSWKKVGEQRFVTYYFNLLILFFYTIVINFATLVKLKYFFKER
- a CDS encoding agmatine deiminase family protein, which codes for MQHIDCVAKLLDEETVLIKRVPNWHPDFNRIELVASEFAAMENCFGRPYSIVRIDSGSYDGNHTAAYTNSLILNNKVLVPLFGIADDAAALQTYQDAMPGYEIIGFQWTAWYSYDALHCRTMGIFDRHMLRISHRPLDQDIPNNEDIVITAEIRAHSNEPLIMDQLRVFWKTEDSDWQSILMTTIGQD
- a CDS encoding agmatine deiminase family protein, with the translated sequence MRFFFMILILSLTVNIISQPLPPVRMVAEWEPAAGTLIRWPLGIPSGLVYELAADDTLYVLVANNSAQNSATNTFNSWNVNMDHVVFIHAPTNSHWTRDWGPVSIFDGNGEWSIVDFFFDGYPWVPALRERYSLDNAVNAQLASFFNAPLYQMPVYFTGGNVMTDGYGSAFSTRQMIDENNPEYPPPVFFSIVEDNTGVDNYQIVSNFEA
- a CDS encoding tail fiber domain-containing protein, producing MLTSDNQGVGSWEELAAMTETDPTWSGDANTTGVISRTGNVGIGTGNPWARLHVNDANFLVTGSHGGSPVINLGGGTKMFFNPRKSAFRAGWAGGVEWDDANIGEYSMAVGYIAEASGAFSLSLGQATVANNTNAVAMGIGTTASGMRSTAIGDLTTASGTASTAMGSSTVASGERSTAMGFQTLAEGTYSTAMGSFTSAEGYASTAIGENTIASGECSVAMGQGTEASGFYSMTTGFETVASGAVSTAMGVFSRATGNYSYAINLDTEVGPEVPDHTFQISGALKTIISDGDVGIGTSSPLEKMHIEGANFLSTGTFAISPELNVANAGTRMFFYPRKGAFRAGRVTSSQWNDVSIGDYSTAMGLNTIASGTRSTALGNANTASGDYSIALGSSTTASGSYATAMGVSTIAEGNRSTAMGNFSEANGLFSTAMGNYTVAGGSYSTAMGSQTIASGDYSTAMGRSSRAVGNSSFAVNLSSTLGPEVPANTFQISGANNTIISKGNFLSIGTLGTDPTISVSDSGTRMFFYPRKSAFRAGTVSGTQWDDANIGTYSVAMGYNTEASEYSSTAFGNASRAEGEYSTALGYMSVASGDYATAIGSSSATGYSSTAMGFGSSAQGYSSTAIGDATFASGENSTAMGSLSRAIGNYSFAINLNDTNGPDVPANTFQISGATNTIISEGNLGIGTNSPTAKLEVVNGDAIINGHTIGRGAGAIDTNIAVGYQSLSSITTGYSNSVIGYAALQANTTGYGNAAIGNQTLYSNTEGDKNVAIGNQALWSNTTGNDNISIGNLAMWLNQSGNNNIAIGPASLYNNQSGSGNIAIGQSALSMNSTGSNNLAIGYQALSANTGGNQNTATGYQALRNNNSGAGNTAYGYQALTVNTSGFANTAYGNNALNANTTGSYNTAIGYGSGNIGSNTTGGTYIGYDAGSNFSGLTNVTAIGYGARIIVNASNQVRLGDTAVTSFYCDGAYNGAVGTTNRDVYVDNQGKIGYVSSSRRYKDNIRDMDSVQWLYQLRPVNFTNKADEAKIMQYGLIAEEVENIRPEFVSYNDEGLPETVSYSALITPLLKAVQDQQVVIETQQQQIEELLQRIDVLENR